In Vicia villosa cultivar HV-30 ecotype Madison, WI unplaced genomic scaffold, Vvil1.0 ctg.000025F_1_1, whole genome shotgun sequence, one genomic interval encodes:
- the LOC131622214 gene encoding probable mediator of RNA polymerase II transcription subunit 26b → MKSGSLDQWRSYFRSSSSDIFDIIDHAIVVAAADCPKEFKLRRDGIAERLFSVMLNRCKDCEKVETPVSGNENDEVCKRGFVRNGGSKESKANCGGEDNGVVEVNPVSNYTFGDAEALTDELEAESEFLAEVLRIKGVLDNYEDESDSVLFESLRRLQLMHISVDLLKSTEIGKAVNPLRKYGSKDVRQLARVLIDGWKEMVDNWVKGNTAKPAAEGGTPDSINPSVVENAEDEEEGGLPSPPLDDGAFFVSQPGAMELSQFFDGMDDDGNLRKSGPSNKNRDSGRKPASDTLVKDKRNFPVFNATAIPANDNKSQQMKKTEAAVRLNKPVAADAGRGRPMNSNIQRKPNAEQRPQQKAQNGTVPKRPLNAPQEKPKCLSDADKLEATKRKLQERYQQAENAKRQRTIQVMEINELPKQGAGQRNTNFKPGNHNRQWANNGRR, encoded by the exons atgaagtctgGGTCACTTGATCAGTGGAGGAGTTACTTTAGGTCGTCGAGTTCGGATATTTTCGATATAATTGACCATGCGAttgttgttgctgctgctgaTTGTCCGAAGGAGTTTAAGTTGAGGAGAGATGGGATTGCTGAGAGGTTGTTTTCTGTCATGCTGAATCGTTGCAAGGACTGTGAGAAAGTTGAAACGCCGGTTTCTGGTAATGAGAATGATGAGGTTTGCAAGAGAGGTTTTGTTAGAAATGGTGGGAGTAAGGAGAGTAAGGCAAATTGCGGTGGGGAAGATAATGGAGTTGTGGAAGTGAATCCTGTTAGCAATTACACCTTTGGAGATGCGGAGGCTCTCACGGATGAGCTCGAAGCAGAATCTGAGTTTCTTGCTGAGGTTTTGAGGATCAAAGGTGTTCTCGATAACTATGAAGATGAG TCTGACTCGGTGCTGTTTGAGTCTCTGAGGAGGCTTCAACTGATGCATATCTCCGTCGATCTTCTTAAG TCAACTGAGATTGGAAAAGCTGTCAATCCTCTCCGAAAGTATGGATCAAAGGATGTCCGTCAACTCGCACGGGTCCTCATCGA TGGGTGGAAAGAAATGGTCGATAATTGGGTCAAGGGGAACACAGCAAAACCTGCTGCAG AAGGAGGCACACCGGATTCCATAAATCCGTCTGTTGTTGAGAATGCAGAAGATGAGGAGGAAGGAGGACTTCCATCACCTCCTTTAGACGACGGGGCTTTCTTTGTTTCTCAACCCGGTGCAATGGAGCTCTCACAG TTCTTCGATGGCATGGATGATGACGGAA ATCTTCGTAAGAGTGGACCTTCTAACAAGAACCGTGACAGCGGCAGAAAGCCGGCTTCGGACACTCTAGTTAAGGACAAGAGGAATTTCCCGGTTTTCAACGCAACCGCAATCCCTGCCAATGACAACAAGAGTCAGCAAATGAAGAAGACTGAGGCTGCAGTGAGGCTGAACAAACCGGTAGCTGCTGATGCTGGCCGCGGAAGACCAATGAACTCGAACATTCAGCGGAAACCTAATGCAGAGCAGAGGCCGCAGCAGAAAGCCCAGAACGGTACTGTGCCAAAGAGGCCTCTCAATGCACCGCAAGAG AAGCCCAAATGCTTAAGTGATGCTGATAAGCTCGAAGCTACTAAGCGGAAACTTCAAGAGCGTTATCAACAAGCTGAAAACG CCAAGAGGCAAAGGACTATACAAGTTATGGAAATCAATGAACTTCCAAAGCAAGGAGCTGGCCAGCGAAACACTAATTTCAAACCGGGAAATCACAACCGGCAATGGGCTAATAACGGTCGTAGATAG